The nucleotide sequence aaaagaaaaagggaatatGACATATGTTCTGAGAATAGATGGGAAATGAAATAGGTCAGGAAAAGGATTTAGATGCTCTCTTGGAAACAATTGACAGGAGGGAGTCTCcagaatatttttccaaaataacaCATCGATGATATAAGCTTCTTTTTTTCCTGTGCTTTTCAGCACCAACAATGGGCATAGATGCTAAGAAACCTATATTGATTCATTTATTACTTGGTATGTTCGAACCCTCAGCAGTAAAGGCCAGCTTTGACCATTTGTTAAGTGCACTAGCATGTTTTGTGGGCTTGATTCATGTTTTTAAGAGGATGATAATGAATGTAGTTCATTGTCTCTCTTCTCAAGAAGAGAACAAAAGGAGGAAATctgaaaaaaagtaaaaaaaaattagattttgcTACGGGCAAAGTATGGGCCTTGATATTGAGTGCACCAAAGAACAGCAACAAAAGACTCCAAGCAATAGGCAGACTCTCTAAAAGAGCATAAAGTGACGGGAACAATGTTTCCTTTGTCACTTTGGGCTGtaagtagattttttttttggtttactCGTGTTTGCAGGTTGTGAGAACTAATTTTCCTAGTCTAGTGGCAAGACACACTTGAGAAGTGATCCTCAATCAAGCAACCTAATTTGTTTCAATCTGCTAAAAACACAAACATAAATAGGTAAAGATTTGAGCATGGCCAATAATATAATCACATAATGGCATTAATCATTATATGACAAAAGCGTCTTCAAAGAGGAAGGAACTGTCAGATGTAAATAAGGTTGTCACCTGAAGAAGATCTAATAAGTTAGATTGCTGGTTTTCAATATGAACAAGCTGCTTGCGAATCAAAGAAATATCCTCGTACTCTTTCTGGTTCAAATGAACATCCTCCTTAGTGTTACTAAATACACCAGTGGGTTCCAAATCTGCATCATGACATGGAACCACACGAGATCCTGATTTGGCAGCATCAAGTTTGGGCATCTTGTCACCAGCATTCTTATTGAACAGAGCCCGTCTTGTCTCTGGCTTTATAAATCTACTTCTCAGCTTCTCGCCTTTCTCTAAACTCTCATCTTTTCCCTTATGTTCATCATCATAAACCAACATTGTGGAGGGATCATGTGGAGAAGCAATCTCTATTTTCCAGTTAAGGGACTTTTTGCGATCCAGTTTTCGGAACATTGCTGGACCTGGTCTCTTATCAGTACTGTCTGGAGAACTTGTTTTCCTGGCAGTTGTTGCAACCGACCCATCAGGCAAAGCAGACCGGTTACCTAGAATGCTTTTCTTCCTCATTTGAGGAGCTCCAGAAGTAATAATGCAGGAAATCTTGGAACCAGGTGGATATTGTCCATCATCACTGGCATCCTCTGTCAAAAAATCAGAAACAAAGGAACTTTAGAATATAAGAAAGAAACCTGTAAGCGTAACTAATGGAGGCCAAATATTcccaaaacaaatatatatatatatatatatataaagaagatgGTAATAAcctaacaacaacaatcacaagccttaatctcacaaGGTGGTGTCAACTACATAATAGACAGTAACAtcctaaaagtaaaaaaataaagaataataatgcttttattttttgtttatctgAACTAATTGCAAGCGTAAACATATCAAATAACAATAGATAATAAGTAAATCATAGCCACGCAGAAAGGGGAGAACTGAAGAAAACATTAGTAATATAATTCCATGAGGAGGAAAGCAAggcaaaaatgaaaacaaaactaCAAATTTAACCCCATTTGTAATCCTACTAATGTGAATGCCAATATGTGCATGTATCCGTTGTATTTGGTAATAAAATCCATATCATCAATCCTGTGAAGTACAggatataaatttaatcaactaGACCTGACCATCAatattccaaaaagaaaaacaaaatcaatattCACATGCGAATGATATGAccataaaaaagaaacaatatgCTAGAAATCTGATGAATCTGATACCTTTGGTAGAAGATCGAGGTTCGGGCAGCGGCCTCTCATCTGAAACATCAGGAATTTCTTTCCAAGTTTCCACCAACCGATTCATGGTCTCCCTCACACTTTTCACCTACACGGACATCAAAAAAACATACTCAAATTAACAACGGCATTTTCAAATAGAACCAGAAATGGTATGCCCTACCAGTAATTTAACAAATGAACAAAACCTTATCGAATTTCTTAGCCTCGAAAGTCTTCAAACATGCAGCCTTAAACTCCGGCAAGACATCCCTCTCGACCACAGCCAACTTCATCAGCGTCTCTGCGGCAGCCTTCCTCGCAGCCCAATCATCACATCTGATGAATTCAACCAAAAGCGGCACCAAATTTCTCAATGTTTGCACAGTGGGAGCAGCGCCGGCTCCGATTACGCTACCAAAAAGCGTCAATAGAGCAGACTTTGCCCTGAAAATGTCGCATTTCAGCAACCTCTCAAGCCTCAGCAACAACTTCTTCAAGTACAGAATGTCCGGATTAGGCGAGCCGTCGATTGCCGCCGCGAGGCACAAGGCAGCGCCGATCTGAGAATTAATGTCTTGCTCCGTGACTAAAGCATCGACCAAGGGCTTCACTACCGACGTGAATGGAGGTTTGGTGATGTGAGAGGAAATCGAGGCGATGGCGATGACGCAGGAGGAGCGGACGGCGGAGTCGGTGTCACGAAGGCGGCGGACGACGGCAGTTACCAGTTTGGAGAGGTAAGGCGAGAGCGCATCACCGTGAGATTCGGAGACGAGAGAGATAAGTCGGAGGCATTGTTTTCGCACCGGCGACTTGTCGGTGCTGTCGGTGGCAGAGATGGAAGATAGGAACAGCGGTATAGAGTCGTGCCTGAGATTTTTAGCGATGACCTCGAGTTCGGAGGCGGCAGCGGAGTAGGTGTCGCGGTCGGAGAGCTTGTTCAGGCACGTCAGGACTCGGTGCTTCAGCTCCCGAATCGTGGCTGCTTGGGACTTGGCTAGTGACATCGTCGGCGGATCAGAATGTGGCCGCTGTAGTTTTACGGCCGAGGCGGTGGCGCCGCCGGTATTTCCGGCAACATCGGCTGCGAAGTAAGTGGGAAATCGGTGACGCTCGCCGCCGCTTTCAGTCGAGGTTCGGTGACAGCTTTGCGCCGGTGCTCGTAAAGCATTCCGTCTTCTCCCTTCCCTTTTATAAAGACTAAAGAGAAAGCAACCGTAAAAATGACGTCGCCTGGGCACGAAAACGGCATCGTTCCGAGGTACGGCCCTCAACAAATTATTAAAGCGGAACTtgattttactttttctttgcctttttaCCAAATGTGTACTCATTTTTGGGCCTTTTGATTTCAGTGTTCCTTAAGTTGCCCCCTCCCTCTCCCCCTCCTGCCCATTTTTATGCCCtaaatttattaagatttaatttatttttaatattttgagttcTACTATTACAAGTTACATACTTAGCCGAGCCAGACTCTTTAAGATTAATTTTATCAACAACTCATCAACTAATTAAGTTGTCAAAACCAATTCGTTAATTTGGTAAGCAGGCTTtgtatgaattatgaatttgtaGAAAAGTTGAGATGAATATTAGgtagcaaaattttaaaatgcaagtttccatcatatatatatatgtgtgtgtgtgtgtgtgtggtagCCATGTGAATTGAATGCAACTTGGTGCATGTCAAGGTAAGGTTGGCGCGCAGTGGGAGGCTGGGAGGTGATCTATCTACATTCTCCCCCGTGGACCATAACTTGGTATTATGGTGCATCGGCTCCACCTTCTCAGTTCTCGTCACATGCAATTCttcctttaatattttttttaatacttatgAGTGATATTTTGGAACTCTCTTGCCACTAAATTACTAAATTGGGTGCCCAAAACATTCATTATCCCAATAGGTTTGAGTTTTGgatccaaataatttaaaaattatatttgcataaaattaataataaatttacaattttttttttttgagtctTAAAAAGAGTGACAATAAGATTAATGTGTactgattttaaatttttaatgtataaaaactcataatttgaTTTGGCAGACGTGGGAGAtcaaaaatttttttttatatacttataaattttattttatttttggttggtCTAATGATGAAAACTAGATTTAATGTTCTCAACAGAAAAAAGGGCTCTTTACTATGGCATGTATTTTGACAAGCAATTAAACGTACTTTGGCTCTTGATTGTGCAGTATCGCCACACACTTAGTTGAAGCCTTTTGTAATGGGAAGATAGTAGTTAAGACTTAAAAGAGCCCATCAATAAACACCcctaatttattatgtatggtAACTAAAGAACTGGGTCTGAAGGCTCTCTCAAGGTTCCTCCACCAACCCAACTAATTCCCAACCAAACCAAGCCTGACTTGGAAAGCTCTCATACGGCTCCAACTAATTCCAATCATGTTTAAGAAGAAAAAGGACAAATTGGAAAGGCGTTTAGAATGCTTTGTTTGGCCCTGTGAAGCTCTCTTCTTTTTTGTGTCACCGCTGTCGCCTGTCGGTTGGAATGCGACAAATAAGCGAGTGTTAGAGGTGTActgtattgtattgtattgtattgtaaTGTATATTTGTAGCCATTCTAGCAGCAACAGcaacattaattaatcattaattcATTCACTGTTATTTTTCAGGCTTGATTTGCCCTCGAGAAGTCGTAGCTACAAGAAGAATATAATGTTTGTTATTCGATTTGAAAATTGAACCCGACTTAGATATGAACtgtgaaatataaaaatgagtGAAAGAATGATTGGTGGGCAGAGAAGCGTGAAGACTGCACTCTATTAGGCATCAATAGCATTCGCCATCCTGTTTCTTAACTTGTTCTGAAATTACAAGAAATTGGTTGACTTCCAAATTAGGTTCACCAAATGTTAGTTTATCAGAAGCCATctgattctttcaaatttttaataccATATTTCCTATTAAAATTGCAAATGATATGGGCAGAATGGTGAATTACAACATAAgtttggaataaattaaaattaagtaaaaaatactgtcataggaaaaaaaaatatttgttacgTGGATCGAGCAATATAAGATTTACTTGACACATGCAAACTAATAAAGGGGGCGTGGCCCTATGGGAGCGAGTGGGTGGGACCCACACACCCACCCTCGGACGATCTCACGTCGAAGAATATAACGATGTCTTTATTATAAGtaatggaatgaaaataaaaaacttcgggcaaatattttcttttgtccCTATTTTTGGTTGGATATCAAATATTTATAgcatgtaaattttattaaaaactaaataaatttaactttttaaattaaataattcttttatcaattttttttaatttcacccacttattaaaaaaaataaaaacaatcaaagcaaaaacatatcaaaagattcataacatataaaagaaagatttctaaattttcatattaacCCAATTAAAGTGCACGAGAATTGGGAGTTTGATTGATACTAGTCTCAAATCTGTAGAACATCTGTTTGTGACTTCTAAATCTGTTTTAAAGTGACTTACCATAAATAGTTTGATACAGATTTAAAGTGACTTCTAAATCTGTTTGTGAAACTTATCGTGATAATATTTCcataaataggaaaaaaaaatctgtaGAACATCACGCGAGTTGAGCCATCATCAATCATTATTACACGGGACTCGtggatgcatgcatgcatgcacatacatacatacatacatacatgtgtAGATGATGGTGGAGGATGTGCTTGCTTGTTTTTGTTGGTGGCTGCTTGCGTGGATAATGGGCAGAATCCCCGTGGCCACCATGTGCGGTGCCTTTCTCTAGGCGGCAGATGACAGCAAGAGGGCAGGGAACAGCAGCAGAGGCAATGCAGCCAAAGCTGGGAGTCGAAGGGTCAATTTGCTGTATATAATTCTGTCCAAAAACCTAAGATCGAATAACAAGTGGAatggtgggggggggggtaaaaACTTCGGCCCATTgttgcatgcatatatatacactcacatgTGTAAAAGTCAAACgggataaaaaaattattatttggtCTGAATTTTCGAATTATTCGTCCATATCATTGATAAACCCATTTGTGTGTGGGACTTATTAGGGGACTGACTGGGGTAAGGGGGCAAATCCTTTCCAGACAGATATTCTCAGGTTTGATCCGCGCGCCTCATGTCACGTGATCCTTGATAATCCTAGATATCTAGCTCCAAATTGCATATGCTTGATGACCCCTTCTCTCATCGCGGCGCAGCATCGACTGCACTGCGTTAATTAATGTTGGATTCATTTTGTGGTTCCAAACTTCAAATTCAAATGCAAATTTGTTTTttgatagaaaattaaatatactcCAACGAACCATAAA is from Diospyros lotus cultivar Yz01 chromosome 2, ASM1463336v1, whole genome shotgun sequence and encodes:
- the LOC127795532 gene encoding TORTIFOLIA1-like protein 3 isoform X1 — encoded protein: MSLAKSQAATIRELKHRVLTCLNKLSDRDTYSAAASELEVIAKNLRHDSIPLFLSSISATDSTDKSPVRKQCLRLISLVSESHGDALSPYLSKLVTAVVRRLRDTDSAVRSSCVIAIASISSHITKPPFTSVVKPLVDALVTEQDINSQIGAALCLAAAIDGSPNPDILYLKKLLLRLERLLKCDIFRAKSALLTLFGSVIGAGAAPTVQTLRNLVPLLVEFIRCDDWAARKAAAETLMKLAVVERDVLPEFKAACLKTFEAKKFDKVKSVRETMNRLVETWKEIPDVSDERPLPEPRSSTKEDASDDGQYPPGSKISCIITSGAPQMRKKSILGNRSALPDGSVATTARKTSSPDSTDKRPGPAMFRKLDRKKSLNWKIEIASPHDPSTMLVYDDEHKGKDESLEKGEKLRSRFIKPETRRALFNKNAGDKMPKLDAAKSGSRVVPCHDADLEPTGVFSNTKEDVHLNQKEYEDISLIRKQLVHIENQQSNLLDLLQHETYFTFHPCLIQKFMGSSQDGMRSLETRVCGLELALDEISYDLAVTTGRMSKIGYEGTTCCKLPGADFFSPKFWKKNEPRHSTPGDTPPPTANRNMANGYSSGERFKLENRRFQHRGGGGFIMNPLAEVRSLSHGMPEGSSNRVSNNVEDAA
- the LOC127795532 gene encoding TORTIFOLIA1-like protein 3 isoform X2, with the protein product MSLAKSQAATIRELKHRVLTCLNKLSDRDTYSAAASELEVIAKNLRHDSIPLFLSSISATDSTDKSPVRKQCLRLISLVSESHGDALSPYLSKLVTAVVRRLRDTDSAVRSSCVIAIASISSHITKPPFTSVVKPLVDALVTEQDINSQIGAALCLAAAIDGSPNPDILYLKKLLLRLERLLKCDIFRAKSALLTLFGSVIGAGAAPTVQTLRNLVPLLVEFIRCDDWAARKAAAETLMKLAVVERDVLPEFKAACLKTFEAKKFDKVKSVRETMNRLVETWKEIPDVSDERPLPEPRSSTKEDASDDGQYPPGSKISCIITSGAPQMRKKSILGNRSALPDGSVATTARKTSSPDSTDKRPGPAMFRKLDRKKSLNWKIEIASPHDPSTMLVYDDEHKGKDESLEKGEKLRSRFIKPETRRALFNKNAGDKMPKLDAAKSGSRVVPCHDADLEPTGVFSNTKEDVHLNQKEYEDISLIRKQLVHIENQQSNLLDLLQKFMGSSQDGMRSLETRVCGLELALDEISYDLAVTTGRMSKIGYEGTTCCKLPGADFFSPKFWKKNEPRHSTPGDTPPPTANRNMANGYSSGERFKLENRRFQHRGGGGFIMNPLAEVRSLSHGMPEGSSNRVSNNVEDAA